Proteins encoded within one genomic window of Fragaria vesca subsp. vesca linkage group LG1, FraVesHawaii_1.0, whole genome shotgun sequence:
- the LOC101305609 gene encoding geminivirus Rep-interacting motor protein-like — MDISIVDDPSGLSTRREREIEFDPDLKDSSMDEDDESLVDSMLCDSGSRLIPTGFTRPNSTCEYVMFVNAGTEDLYESDSGVTFLGDSYFVGGNVLRTNEQIGDGGDYPHIYQSARVGNFSYRFNYLPPGEYYIDIHFTEIINTNGPKGMRVFNVFIQEEKVLSDFDIYAIVGANKPLQLVDSRVSVKEDGVVVIRFEGVIGSPLVSGIGIRRPPSDSVTGKIVELLKCNNCDAEIEVSSAQKKLMQKKSTAKYEKKIQELNTRCELKAKECYEAWMSLTVANEQLDKVRMELDNTAFKTLTQDQAMQKQAEDIRNLSSKYEHDKKYWAAAVNDLQLKIKLMQKEHLHLSREAHACADSIPDLNNMISAVQGLVAECEDLKVKYNEEQAKRKKLFNEVQEAKGNIRVFCRCRPLSKEEITTGCKAVVDFEAAQDGCLGFVTGASTKKSFKFDRVYTPKDDQADVYVDASPMVISVLDGYNVCIFAYGQTGTGKTFTMEGTEKNRGVNYRTLEQLFEIANERRETFTYNISVSVLEVYNEQIRDLLDTSPHPSKKLEIKQAPEGSHHVPGIVEAKVESIKEVWSVLQAGSNARAVGSNNVNEHSSRSHCLLCIMVKAKNLINGESTKSKLWLVDLAGSERLAKTDVQGERLKEAQNINRSLSALGDVISALANKSGHIPYRNSKLTHLLQDSLGGDSKTLMFVQISPSDKDLGETMSSLNFATRVRGIELGPVKKQVDTSELQKTKLMLERARQEARSKDDSLRKLEENLQNLESKNKGKDQIYKNQQEKIKDLEGKLELKTALLIQLEKQISQLSDRLRGKEETCSCLKQKVEELEADLRQQQKSESESANLRQKVKDLQSKLDEQMQESEFISTTLQHKVKELEIKLKEEEQKSDPSSLHQKIKELEDKLREQEKQLTEEKLRSQCTQVLTEMVRATPHEGKSRIRDEIMNDVDPCILRTSNSLNRRMSQGSTLLKGNESVHEKRRKREFKSGETENFHRLSTSLYDNKSRKSDPPKIARITRPVKPVTATQGPLIHKRIIRDQVQVKERDNKKKIWS; from the exons ATGGATATAAGTATCGTAGATGACCCAAGTGGTTTATCAACAA GAAGAGAGAGAGAGATTGAGTTTGAT CCAGATCTCAAAGATTCTTCAATGGACGAGGACGACGAGTCGTTGGTCGATTCCATGCTCTGCGACTCCGGTTCAAGACTAATCCCTACCGGATTTACAAGACCCAACTCCACTT GTGAATATGTGATGTTTGTGAATGCTGGGACTGAGGATTTGTATGAATCAGACTCTGGTGTGACATTTCTGGGTGACAGTTATTTTGTGGGAGGGAATGTTTTGAGAACCAATGAGCAGATAGGTGATGGTGGGGATTATCCCCACATCTATCAATCGGCACGAGTAGGGAATTTCTCCTATCGGTTCAATTATCTTCCTCCTGGGGAGTACTATATCGATATTCATTTCACGGAAATCATCAACACGAACGGGCCTAAAGGAATGAGGGTGTTTAATGTATTCATCCAGGAAGAGAAG GTCCTATCAGACTTTGATATCTATGCTATTGTTGGGGCCAACAAGCCCTTGCAATTGGTGGATTCAAGGGTCTCAGTGAAGGAGGATGGGGTGGTTGTAATAAGATTTGAAGGGGTTATTGGAAGCCCGCTAGTTAGTGGTATTGGCATTAGGAGACCACCAAGTGATTCAG TTACTGGAAAGATTGTGGAACTTCTAAAATGTAATAACTGTGATGCTGAAATAGAAGTGTCTTCAGCTCAG AAGAAACTAATGCAAAAGAAGTCTACTGCTAAATATGAGAAGAAGATACAAGAGCTTAATACTAGATGTGAGCTTAAGGCGAAAGAATGCTATGAGGCATGGATGTCCTTGACTGTAGCAAATGAACAGCTGGACAAGGTCAGGATGGAACTTGACAATACAGCATTTAAGACATTAACTCAAG ATCAAGCCATGCAGAAACAAGCTGAAGATATAAGGAATCTTTCTAGCAAGTACGAGCATGACAAGAAGTACTGGGCAGCAGCAGTCAATGATTTGCAATTGAAAATTAAG CTGATGCAAAAGGAGCATTTGCATCTTTCTCGTGAAGCACATGCATGTGCTGATTCAATTCCCGATTTGAATAACATGATTTCTGCAGTTCAAGGATTGG TTGCGGAGTGTGAAGATCTTAAAGTGAAATACAATGAAGAGCAAGCTAAAAGAAAGAAGCTTTTTAATGAGGTTCAGGAGGCCAAAG GAAATATTAGGGTGTTTTGCCGCTGCCGCCCATTAAGTAAGGAGGAAATAACAACTGGGTGTAAAGCAGTTGTAGACTTTGAGGCAGCACAGGATGGATGTCTTGGCTTCGTAACCGGTGCCTCCACAAAAAAGTCCTTCAAATTTGATCGAGTTTACACACCAAAAGATGATCAAG CTGATGTTTATGTGGATGCTTCTCCAATGGTGATTTCAGTTCTAGACGGTTACAATGTTTGCATATTTGCTTATGGGCAAACAGGGACAGGAAAGACATTTACAATGGAGGGCACTGAGAAGAATAGGGGAGTCAACTATAGGACGCTTGAGCAGTTGTTTGAAATTGCAAATGAAAGAAGGGAAACTTTTACATACAACATATCTGTTAGCGTGCTTGAAGTTTACAATGAGCAAATTAGGGACTTGTTAGATACGTCACCACATCCATCAAAGAA GTTGGAGATAAAACAGGCTCCTGAAGGGTCTCATCATGTTCCGGGCATAGTCGAAGCCAAAGTTGAAAGTATTAAGGAAGTGTGGAGTGTACTACAAGCTGGAAGCAATGCCAGAGCTGTAGGAAGTAATAATGTCAATGAGCATAGCAGCCGCTCTCATTG CTTGCTTTGCATAATGGTAAAAGCAAAGAACTTGATAAATGGTGAGAGCACCAAGAGCAAGCTGTGGTTAGTGGATTTAGCAGGCAGTGAAAGACTTGCAAAAACTGATGTACAAGGAGAACGGTTAAAGGAAGCTCAAAATATCAACAGATCCCTTTCAGCTCTCGGAGATGTGATATCTGCTCTTGCAAACAAAAGTGGTCACATTCCATACAG GAACTCTAAGTTGACGCATTTACTTCAAGATTCATTAG GTGGTGACTCTAAAACTTTGATGTTTGTGCAAATAAGCCCTTCAGACAAAGATTTGGGTGAGACTATGAGTTCTTTGAATTTTGCAACACGGGTTCGAGGGATTGAGTTGGGTCCTGTCAAGAAGCAAGTTGACACAAGTGAGCTTCAGAAAACAAAACTAATG CTTGAAAGAGCCAGGCAGGAAGCAAGATCCAAAGATGATTCTCTAAGGAAGCTAGAAGAGAACTTACAAAACCTGGAGAGCAAGAACAAAGGTAAAGACCAAATTTACAAAAACCAACAAGAAAAGATCAAAGATCTCGAAGGGAAGCTTGAGTTGAAGACAGCCTTGCTTATCCAATTAGAGAAGCAAATCTCACAACTTTCAGATCGATTAAGGGGAAAGGAAGAAACTTGCAGCTGTCTCAAACAAAAG GTTGAAGAGTTGGAGGCTGATCTTAGACAACAACAGAAGTCAGAGTCAGAATCTGCAAATTTGCGACAAAAG GTTAAGGATCTCCAAAGCAAGCTGGATGAGCAAATGCAGGAATCTGAGTTCATTTCTACCACTCTTCAGCATAAG GTGAAGGAGCTGGAGATAAAATTGAAGGAGGAGGAACAAAAATCAGACCCTTCCTCACTTCACCAGAAG ATTAAGGAACTTGAAGACAAGTTGAGGGAGCAAGAGAAACAATTAACTGAAGAAAAGTTGAGA TCGCAGTGTACTCAAGTGTTGACTGAAATGGTGAGGGCAACTCCTCACGAAGGAAAATCTCGCATAAGAGATGAAATTATGAATGATGTTGATCCTTGTATCTTAAGGACTTCAAATTCACTAAACCGCCGGATGAGCCAAGGATCCACATTACTGAAAGGAAATGAATCTGTCCATGAGAAAAGAAGGAAACGGGAGTTTAAAAGTGGTGAGACGGAGAACTTCCACAGGTTATCGACTTCTTTATATGATAACAAATCTAGGAAATCTGATCCTCCTAAGATTGCAAGAATCACAAGACCAGTGAAGCCAGTTACTGCTACTCAAGGTCCTTTGATTCACAAGAGGATTATCAGAGATCAGGTTCAAGTCAAGGAGAGGGATAATAAGAAGAAAATCTGGTCATGA